One region of Acidimicrobiia bacterium genomic DNA includes:
- a CDS encoding transglycosylase family protein, with protein MVASKGGVFAFGDAQFYGALDKSQLNESAVSIELTNNGTGYLILADDGGVFTFGAASFHGSAVEDIKSRVPSTDIAVYANGKGYWVVNGITRSARATRTASGYGADVWAKLRNCESHGNYQSNTGNSFYGAYQFTASTWNSMGTGYPYAHMAPPEVQDDAALRLQQRAGWGQWPLCSKVALR; from the coding sequence ATGGTTGCATCTAAAGGTGGAGTATTTGCTTTTGGCGATGCTCAATTTTATGGCGCACTTGATAAGTCACAATTAAATGAATCTGCAGTTTCAATAGAATTAACAAATAATGGAACTGGCTATCTCATATTGGCTGACGATGGTGGTGTGTTCACCTTCGGTGCAGCTTCATTCCATGGATCAGCAGTAGAGGATATAAAATCTAGAGTTCCGTCGACCGATATCGCAGTTTATGCAAACGGCAAAGGATACTGGGTTGTAAATGGAATCACTAGATCAGCAAGAGCTACTAGGACAGCTAGCGGTTATGGTGCTGATGTGTGGGCAAAACTAAGAAATTGCGAATCACATGGTAATTATCAGTCAAACACCGGAAATAGCTTTTATGGTGCATATCAGTTTACAGCTTCTACGTGGAACTCAATGGGCACAGGCTATCCATATGCACATATGGCACCTCCAGAGGTCCAAGATGATGCGGCACTTAGATTACAACAGCGTGCAGGTTGGGGCCAATGGCCACTATGCTCTAAGGTGGCACTAAGGTAG
- a CDS encoding EamA family transporter, protein MPTTNHITYMHGWTGLLSLPFLYILISMHTITTKITPSFTQIFLLTIACAVGTIGDVVYSKTQKISSLTLNGLFVPFGTLFSCLFGWMLLVQIINAYQLIGVIIIMLSVGIANYFSSTEPMSIIESQGFPDLKYCVA, encoded by the coding sequence ATGCCAACTACAAATCATATTACGTATATGCATGGCTGGACAGGTTTGCTCTCATTACCTTTTTTGTACATATTAATTTCAATGCACACTATTACAACGAAGATTACACCAAGCTTTACCCAAATATTTTTATTGACTATTGCATGTGCCGTTGGAACGATAGGCGACGTTGTTTATTCAAAGACACAGAAGATATCATCTCTCACGCTCAACGGATTGTTTGTACCTTTCGGTACTTTATTTAGTTGTCTTTTTGGATGGATGTTATTAGTTCAAATTATAAATGCATACCAACTTATTGGTGTAATTATAATTATGTTAAGTGTAGGAATTGCAAACTATTTTTCATCAACAGAACCTATGTCAATTATTGAAAGTCAAGGGTTCCCCGACCTCAAATATTGTGTGGCTTAG
- a CDS encoding FAD-dependent oxidoreductase, whose amino-acid sequence MKHYDVAVIGGGIHGLSSAYAISKQGKSVVLCEQFEFGHLRGASHGPTRIFRMSYDDSDYVSMALNSLGMWRKLEEEAGVSLLDLNGCVDHGNAERMSKVVLAMDSCSISSEILSQGEAKDRWPNLEFDDVILFQPGGGRLYARSILTALYELCKAKGVDLEEFMPVKKIVNDTSGKMILECENETYSADQVVSCAGAWTYELLKDNIALSEPTITQSDLLFFESKDLGAIWPNIRHHSDIDYFSQEAPGVGILVGSDKTGQIIKHPEDRDFLIDPVNGVKICDYISKYMSGLKEQPISSSTYISTYNKSGDFVVDRIGNIVLVQACEQRGFKFGPLIGKYTADLISGNKFSQLRFRL is encoded by the coding sequence ATGAAGCATTATGATGTGGCAGTAATTGGTGGTGGAATCCACGGTTTATCGAGTGCATATGCAATATCGAAACAAGGCAAATCAGTGGTGCTTTGCGAACAATTTGAATTTGGACATTTACGTGGCGCATCGCATGGGCCAACTCGAATTTTTCGCATGTCATATGATGATTCTGATTATGTATCCATGGCACTTAACTCGCTGGGGATGTGGAGAAAATTAGAAGAAGAAGCAGGTGTGAGCTTGCTTGATTTAAATGGATGCGTTGATCATGGTAATGCTGAACGTATGTCAAAAGTTGTTCTAGCAATGGATTCATGTTCTATATCTAGTGAAATATTGTCACAAGGTGAAGCGAAAGATAGATGGCCAAATTTAGAATTTGATGATGTAATACTATTTCAACCAGGTGGTGGGAGACTATATGCTCGTTCAATATTAACTGCACTCTATGAATTATGTAAGGCAAAGGGTGTTGATTTAGAAGAATTTATGCCTGTAAAGAAAATAGTTAATGATACTAGTGGCAAAATGATTCTTGAATGTGAGAATGAAACTTATAGCGCAGACCAAGTAGTTAGTTGTGCAGGAGCATGGACTTATGAGCTATTAAAAGATAATATAGCTTTATCGGAACCTACAATAACTCAAAGCGATTTGTTGTTTTTTGAAAGTAAAGACCTAGGCGCTATTTGGCCAAATATTAGACATCATTCTGACATTGATTATTTTTCACAAGAAGCACCAGGAGTTGGGATACTTGTTGGTTCAGATAAAACCGGTCAGATTATTAAACATCCAGAAGATAGAGATTTCCTTATTGATCCTGTCAATGGTGTAAAAATTTGTGATTATATTTCGAAGTATATGTCAGGCTTAAAAGAACAGCCAATATCGTCATCTACATATATATCTACATATAATAAATCTGGAGATTTTGTTGTTGACCGAATAGGTAATATAGTTCTTGTCCAGGCTTGTGAGCAACGTGGCTTTAAGTTCGGACCCTTAATTGGCAAATACACTGCTGATCTTATTAGTGGTAATAAATTTTCACAATTGAGGTTTCGTTTATAA